The Polyodon spathula isolate WHYD16114869_AA chromosome 37, ASM1765450v1, whole genome shotgun sequence genome includes the window ctgggaATAaagtcacgttaacatattgaattgcacgccgctgctttatagtttttcataaacttaacaaaaaaaactgccagaaaattttatatttagaaatctaacatgatcAATTGTACTAGTGTTATGACTTCCGGTATATTTCTgcgatatcttttttttttttttttttttttttgtagtttctttgatcacatggtgtttaataaaagatctaaattaagttcacgtcattttttttttaaatgatgtcttaatcctaaaattctagatgatacAAAACTTCTAACCACAGCTGCAGCCAAAACAACTCTCTTTGCAGATTTATCATGACCATTATTATCACGTAaaagaaattgtgtttttgtagAGAAAACCAAAAATGAAACATTCGGTAAAACTAAAACGCGGCTCCTGAACTGAAAGCCAGCTGAATTTCATGCTGCCTTAAATCTGAATCTACTGCACTGAATCATGCAGCAAGGCAGAGCCAAGACCAGCTTCACTTTTTACTTTGAATCTGTGTGCGAAAATGTCAAAGAAGACTCACCACTGGGTTTGCTGTGATCCCGTTCACCTCTTTGGGCAAAGACAAAGAATCAGAGCTTAAAATAGATTCTGTGGGCAAAGACAAGAAGACAGCAATTTCTACAAGCAATCTCCAGGCCCTTCATTACAATCCCCTGTTAGTTTTACAAAGCTAGAAGCGCGGGCCGAGGGCAGATAATTCAAGTTCCAGCCAGCAGCTCTCTGAAGGAGCTGGTTTCTAATTTTGTATCCTTAACattatatatactttttcattttttattattggacGTGTCAGTAATAGAGGAGTTCAGAAACAGAGACGGGATGTCGAGTCAGATCctggattttaataaaacaacagtTGCGATGGCAACACAAGGCTGCGatgggagcctttgtgacagTTGTTTATCTAAACTGTAACGGGTCATGCTGCAATCACAGGATAATGTGAAGTAACTTCCAACCCTCTTTAAAACAGGTGATTTAAGGTTGTTTTTGGTGGGTAGGGGAAGTGTAgtgtgggggttggggttggggttggggtggggttggggttggggttagggttagggattaggtgttagggttggggttggagttggggttggggtaggggtagggtgaGTGTGAGGCACTGATATGCTTACTGTATAAGTAGCTTGTAATTAGTGTAGCAGCAGAAGCAGTTAGGCAGTAATTTTGCATTAGCAGTAGATGGTTGTCTTACCCTGTGCCTGGCTTCGTTTCCTCTTGATCACACAGAAAGCTCCAATCCCCAGCATGACCAGAATCACCAAAACAACAGGGACCACGATTCTGACCACGGCTTCATTATCTGGACCTGAAAacatagacacagagagaggtgaACACACTGGACCAGTACGACCCCTCTGGAGACAGAATCAAACaggcacacactgcactgctcgcTGCTGCACTGTTATAtcagtgctgtactgtaccattctcccctgtgctgtactctaatcccctgtactgtaccttgctCCCCTGTGCTCTACCCTGCTCCTCTTGCTCTGTACCCAGctaccctgtgctgtaccctgcccccctgtgctgtaccctgctcccctgtgctctacCCAGCCCCCCTGTGCTGTTCCCTGCTCCCCTGGGctctaccctgctcccctgtgctataCCCTGCTACCCtatgctgtaccctgctcccctgtgctctacCCTGATCCCCTGGCCTTGCCCTGCACCACTGTCAAAGCCATGCCCAGAGGAATCAGAAAGCAAGGAGTGTAATACCTGGACCTGCAATCATCACAGTGAAGTTCAGAGATACCCGCTGAAACACAAGTTTACATCTGTATGTTCCTCCATCCGTCTTCTCCACACTTCTGATAGTTAACGTGCTTATGTTTGCgttgttaatgtatttacttgTGTCTGATATGACTATATTGTTATGTGTCCATTCCCACCTCTGAACCTCAGGGAGACCCCAGCAGGTAAGAGTCAGGGAGCTGCCTTCAGGAACGGGGTTACTGTGAGAGGCTGCACCTGCAGAGCAGAGACAGGAGTTAGACCAGGAGCCGCTAGCACCTCATCAATACAGCAATCATAGAGCTCAATTAATCAATGCAATTCATtcatagaaacaaaacaatacttcaaATTGTTACTGGCAACATTGGTAACAACAATGCAATGAGTTTCTGttaactataaacaaaataaaagctgtaCAGCTACATGCAGCAGGGTACCCTGGCCCCAGTGGCAAAGGCTTAAAATAGCTGCGACAATAGAGCTGATATAATTCACACAGACGGTGGTTTGTCCAAGGCCTTCATCAATCTTATAAGCGATAaactcagtttcttctagtttgtGCCGCAGAATGTATGACTCAGTGTTTGAATGGATGGATAAACTGTTCCTTATCAGCACTGTACCGTACCTCTCAGAGCAATCAGAGTGAACCCTTTCTTGTAGTCTCCTTTCCTGTTGTTCGACACCAGACAGTTATATTTTACATCCTTCAGGGAAGAAACAGCTTCGGGATTAATTGAGTGGGACACACCTCGTCTACACTCAGCATCACT containing:
- the LOC121304245 gene encoding uncharacterized protein LOC121304245, which translates into the protein MGSFASFWVALLLVAGESASGGDDEEKFTVAGGTFTLCPNQRASSLSRWLSERSNVSVSLWLLGYTGLERNVWCEKDSDAECRRGVSHSINPEAVSSLKDVKYNCLVSNNRKGDYKKGFTLIALRGAASHSNPVPEGSSLTLTCWGLPEVQRWEWTHNNIVISDTSKYINNANISTLTIRSVEKTDGGTYRCKLVFQRVSLNFTVMIAGPGPDNEAVVRIVVPVVLVILVMLGIGAFCVIKRKRSQAQESILSSDSLSLPKEVNGITANPVDGDGNDPKLNYATVNLNNLPSSARQPGPVTKETVYSQVKVN